The Thalassococcus arenae genome includes the window CCGTTGGGCTAGATAGGAGGCGAGCTAATCGAAATTTCCTTTAGATCGCCCGGATCGCACACGAACTTCGAAGTTGATTTCGGGTTGGCCTTCTGCGCAGCAGGCTGATTGTTCTCTTTCATAATCCTGTAGACCGACGCCCTGCTTATGCCTGTCTTCTTCGCCACCTCGGACGGTCCTATGCCGGAGCGGATCAGGTCCAAGACTTCCTTTGACTTCGCCTGTGCCGTCGGTTTGCGGCCCTTGTATTTTCCCGCTGCCTTTGCCTTGGCGATACCCTCGCGTTGGCGCTCAAGCATGATTTCGCGCTCGAACTCCGCGATGCCACCGAGCACAGTCAGCATCAGCTTGCCGGTCGGCGTTGCCGTATCTATGCCCATCGCCAAGATGCGCAGAGAAGCGCCCTTCTTGGTGAGCGTCGCCAATATGTCCATAAGGTGGGGGACAGAGCGTGCCAGCCGGTCAAGCCGTGTCACAATCAGCGTGTCGCCCTCGCGGACGAAGTCCATCGCCTCGGTCAACTTCTTCCGGGCGGCAACGTCAACTGACGACACCTGTTCCTCAAAAACCTTCTCACAGCCCGCAGTGCGGAGTTCATTTAATTGAACCTCCAAGCCTGCTTTCTGGTCTAGTGTCGATGTTCTGGCATATCCGATGAGCATGAAGGGCCTCTTGTATCACATGGGTCATAAACTTTGTGACACACGTCGTCTCAAAAAACAATATATATTCATGTGAGACACTACTCTGTGCGGGCTGGGTTGTCTCACTGGGGCATGGTCTATTGAACGCGAATGGCGATCAAAATCAAAATCGCAGTGTTTACGCTGCCTGCAATCCAGCTGTCCGTTGCAATTTCCGGGCCGGACCGACATGGTTGACAAATCAGTTGAAGTTACAGGGCTTTTTTCGTGTTGAGCGGTATCAACCAAACGCCGGAACAAATCGCGAGGGACCAGATCGACAAGCGCCTTCAAGCGTCCGGTTGGAGCGTGCAGGACAAGGATGCCTTGGATTTCAACGCTGGCCTCGGCGTTGCCGTTCGCGAATATCAGACCGACATCGGCCCCGCTGACTATGTCTTGTTCGTTGACCGTCGGGCCGTTGGGGTGGTTGAGGCCAAGCCAGATAGCTGGGGTGTCCGTCTCACCTCTGTAGAGGAGCAATCAGAGGGCTACGCCAAAGCCAAGCTGAAATGGGTTTCGAACTCGGCACCGCTGCCCTTTGTCTACGAAAGCACAGCCCAGATCACACGCTTCACCAACGGACGCGACCCTAGCCCACGCTCTAGGGAGGTTTTCACGTTCCACCGTCCGGAAACGCTCAAGGCATGGGTGGATGCGCCAAATTCATTCCGCGCCGGAATAGCCGCGCTGCCCGACCTGGACCCGGACGGCCTGCGCGATTGCCAAATCACCGCGATCACAAACCTTGAGAAATCCCTGAAAGCAGACAAGCCGCGTGCACTGGTCCAGATGGCCACCGGGTCAGGTAAGACATTCACGGCGATCACCCAGGTTTACCGCCTGCTCAAACACGCTGGAGCGCGCCGCATCTTGTTCCTTGTGGACACCAAGAACCTCGGCGAGCAAGCCGAGCAAGAGTTCATGGCGTTCATCCCGAACGACGACAACCGCAAATTCACCGAACTCTACAACGTCCAGCGCCTGACCTCCCCGTCCATCGCCCATGACAACCAAGTGGTGATTTCCACGATCCAGAGGATGTATGCGACGCTCAAGGGCGAGGAACTCAATGAAGGGGCCGAGGACGAAAACCCGGCGGAGCAGAAGTGGCGGCGTAAAGAACCGCTGCCCGTTGTCTACAATCCCAATCTGCCGCCGGAACACTTTGACGTTGTGGTGATCGACGAATGCCACCGGTCCATCTACAACCTCTGGCGTCAGGTCATCGAGTATTTCGACGCTTACCTGATCGGCCTGACCGCGACGCCTGACAATCGCACCTATGGCTTCTTCCAGAAGAACGTCGTCAGCGAATACACGCACGAACGCGCCGTGGCCGACAAGGTCAACGTCGGCAACGAGGTCTACCTGATCGAAACCCAGATCACCCAAGGCGGTGAGACCCTAAAGGCCGAGCAACTGGTCGAGAAGCGCGAACGCGAGACCCGCGCCCGCCGCTGGGAAACCCAAGATGAGGATCAGGCCTACGCCGCCACGCAGCTTGACCGCTCGGTGGTTAACCCCGACCAAATCCGCACCGTGATCCGCACCTTTCGCGACAAGTGGCCCGAGATATTCCCGGGCCGCAAAGAGGTGCCCAAGACCCTGATCTTTGCCAAGACCGATAGCCATGCGGACGACATAATCCAAACCGTTCGCCAAGAGTTCGGGGAAAGCAACGACTTCTGCCGCAAGATCACCAACGGCGCGAAGAACCCGAAATCCTCGCTGTCCGCCTTCCGCAACAGCTACTACCCGCGCATCGCCGTGACCGTGGACATGATCGCCACCGGCACCGACGTGAAGCCGCTCGAATGCCTGATCTTCATGCGCGACGTGAAGTCCAAGAACTACTTTGAGCAGATGAAGGGCCGGGGCACCCGCGTCGTTAAACCTGACGATCTGAAAAAGGTTACGCCCTCTGCCGATGCCAAAACCCACTACGTGATTGTAGATGCGGTCGGCGTCACCAAATCCCTCAAGACCGCCAGCCAACCGCTCGACACCAAACCTTCCATTCCCTTCAAGGACCTCGCCACCGGGCTGATGATGGGCGACCGGTCTGAGGAAACCGTCAGCTCGCTGGCCGCACGTCTTTCCCGCCTGGACAATAAGCTAGGGGCCGAGGATCAGGAGAAGATCACTACGCAAGCGGGCAAACCCCTGACCGCCATCGTGCGGGACCTGTTCGATGCCATCGACCCGGACAAGGTCGAGGCGGATGCCAAAACCGCTGGCCACCCAGACCCCGACGATGCCGCAATGCAGGCCGCGAGAGAGGAACGGATCAAACAGGCCGCCAACGTCTTCACCGGTTCGCTCATCAACCTGATGGACACCATCCGCCGAGACAACGAACAGACCATCGACCACGAAAACCTCGACACGCTCTTGCGCGCCGAATGGGCGGGCGATGTGGCGGAGAACGCCAAACAGATCGCGCAGGAGTTCGAGGACTACCTCAAAGAAAACCGCGACCAGATCGAGGCGCTGTCGATCTACTTCAACACCCCCGCCCGCCGGTCCGAAGTCACCTTCGACATGATCAAGGAAGTGCTGAAAAAGCTGAAAGACGATCAGCCGCGCCTTGCCCCGCTCACCGTGTGGTGCGCCTATGCGCATCTGGATGACTACAAGGGCGAGACACCCGAAAAGGATCTGAACGCGCTGGTGGCGCTGATCCGGCGGGTCTGCGGGCTGGACCAGACGCTGACCCGGCATTCCGACCGGGTAAAGCGCAATTTTCAAAGCTGGATTTTGCAGCGCCACTCCGGCGCGGGCGAGAAGTTCACCGAGGAACAGATGGATTGGCTGCGCATGATCCGCGACCACCTCGCTACCTCCTTCACCATCGAGCGCGACGATCTGGAGATGGCCCCCTTTGACGGCAAGGGCGGGATGGGGCAGATGTATGCACTCTTTGGCGATGGAATGGATGAGGTCATGACGGAGATGAATGAGGCACTCTCGGCATGACGGATTTACCGAGTGGATGGGCAATCGGTCCGTTGTCGGACTTCATCACACCTCGCGGCGAGAAGGTATCGCCTTCCGCATTTCCAGAGTTGCCGTTCATTGGTATGGATCATGTGGAGGCTCACACAACCCGAATTCTCGGCTCTGTTCCGGCTTCGGAACTGAAAAGCAACGCTGCCCGGTTCTTCGAGAATGACGTGTTATATGGACGCCTTCGCCCATATCTAAACAAAGTTGCTCAACCCAAGTTCGATGGCCTCGCTTCTGCGGAATTCATTATATTTGGCGGTAACGAACTGATTTACCCGGCCTTCTTACGGCATCGGCTAAACGCAAGGGATTTCGTAGCCTTCGCGGCCAGTCTGAACGCAGGAGACCGACCCCGCGTTAACTTCGAGCAGATCGGTGATTTCGAAATCCTTGTCCCTCCGCTCAACGAACAACGCCGCATCGTGGAGAAGATCGAGGCGCTGTTTGATGAAATCGACAAGGGGGTCGAGAGCCTGCAAACGGCGCGCACTACCCTTGGCCTCTACCGCCAGACCCTGCTGAAATCCGCCTTCGAAGGCCGCCTCACCGCCGACTGGCGCGCGAAAAATGCCGACAAACTGGAAGCCCCCGAAACCCTCCTCGCCCGCATCCAGTCCGAACGCGACACCCGCTACAAAGCCGCCCTCGACGACTGGCAAGAAGCCCTTGCCACATGGCGCGCCGACGGCGAGAAGGGCAAGAAACCAGCAAAGCCGAAGCGGCCAGCATGGCCCGACAAGTTTGACTTCTCAGACCTTCGGGATTTGCCGGGGGGATGGGCTTACCTGCCGTTTGAGGCGCTTGCCTGGTCCATCCGAAACGGTATTTCGGCCAAACCCGACGAAATAGGTCCGCTCAAGATTTTCCGGATTAGTGCTGTTCGCCCCATGGCCTTCGACTTAAACGATTTCCGCCGCATCACCGATCCTGATGGGAGTTTTCAAGACTATCGCCTTACACGTGGAGACCTCGTTTTCACACGTTACAACGGCTCGCGCGATTACGTCGGCGTGTCTGCGATGTATCGGGGTGACGGCAGCCACGTTTATCCTGACAAACTCATTAGGTGCGAGATTAAGTCCGAAATCCTGAACCCGGCTTTCCTTGAGGCAGCGACCAACTGCGGTGAAAGCCGCGCCTATATCGAAAGGCGCATTAGAACAACGGCAGGTCAATCCGGCGTATCCGGTAGCGACATCAAAGCCATGCCCGTCCCTGTTTGCTCCCCAGCCGAACAGGCCGAAGTCGTCCGCCTGCTCAATGCCCGCCTCGAAGCCGCAGACAGTGTGGAAGCCGAGATTAACGCAGCTCTCACCCGCGCCGAGGCGCTGCGCCAATCCATCCTGAAAAAAGCCTTCTCCGGCCAACTCGTCCCCCAGGACCCCACCGACGAACCCGCCTCAGCCCTCCTGGAACGGATCAAAGCCGAGCGCACCAATGCGCCCAAAGCCAAGCGCCGGAGGCAACACGCATGAGCGACCTGAAACTGTTCCAGATGAGCGGCAGCGCGCTCGGCGAACTTGCCGCCTCTTCCGCGCCGCTGGAACGCGGGCTTCAAACGCAGTTCGAAAACAACCTGGAAACCCTGCTCGGGGTTCGCTTTCTTGCCTCGGAATACTCGACCACCCATGGCGGGCGGATGGATACGCTGGGCATCGACGAAAACGGTTATCCAGTCATCATTGAATACAAGCGCGACCGATCCGAGAACGTGATCAACCAAGGGCTTTTTTACCTCGACTGGTTGATGGATCATCGCGGCGATTTTGAAATCTTGGTCCGCGACCGCTACGGCAAGGATAGCGCCGCCCAGATCGAATGGAGCGCCCCGCGCCTGATCTGTATCGCTGCCGACTTCACCAAGTATGACACCCACGCCGTCAAGCAGATGAGCCGCAACATCGAGTTGGTCCGATACCGCAAGTTTGGGGAAGGCCTCTTGCTGCTGGAATTGCTCACAGCAGTTTCCGCAACGCCTCAAACCGCGCCGAAAGTAGATGGTCCCAAGGGCGTTTCGGTGCCGAAGGGCGAGCGCTACAAGACCAATTGCGAGAGCCTGGCCGATGCCGGAGAAGAACTGGCAAATCTATACTCCGACGTGGACACGTTCATGTTGGGCATGGGTGATGACGTCACCAAAAAAACGCTGAAAAACTACTTCGCGTTTCGGCGTATCAAAAACTTCGCGTGTGTCGAGGTCAAACCATCAATCGCGGTCATTCGGCTCTATCTGAAGATCAATCCGGAAACGATTGAACTTGACGAAGGCTTCACCCGCGACGTGCGAAATGTCGGTCATTTTGGCACCGGCGATCTAGAAGTTACATTGAAATCCCACGAGGACCTAGAACGCGCCAAGGCGCTGATCGTTCAATCCTACGAAGCTTCGTGATGTTCGCTCACCTTTGGATCGACTTGGAGTAATCACCCATGAACACTGCCCCCATCGTCTCCAAGGTCTGGAGTTTCTGCACCACGTTGCGCGACGATGGCGTGGGTTATGGCGACTATTTGGAACAGCTTACCTACCTCATCTTCCTCAAGATGGCGGATGAATACGCGAAACCCCCGTATAGCCGCGACGTGGGTATTCCGGATGGATATGACTGGACCAGCTTGACGACCAAGCGCGGGGCCGAACTTGAAGCCCACTACGTCATACTGCTTCGGAAACTTGGCGAGCAGAAAGGTATGCTCGGCCAAATCTTCACCAAGGCGCAGAATAAGATCACTGACCCTGCCAAACTGTTCCGCCTGATCGACATGGTCGATGGCACGAAGTGGATCATGTTGGGCGCGGACGTGAAAGGCGACATTTACGAGGGCCTGCTAGAGCGCAACGCGGAAGATACCAAATCGGGAGCGGGCCAGTATTTCACGCCTCGCGCGCTTATCCGGGCGATGGTGGAGTGTGTCCGCCCTGAGCCGGGTAAGACCATAGCGGACCCGGCGTGTGGCACTGGCGGCTTTTTCCTGGCCGCTCACGACTTTCTAACGGACGCGGACAACTATGCCCTCGACAAGGAGCAGAAGGCGTTCCTCAAACACTCGACGTTCTACGGCAACGAGATAGTTGCGGGCACCCGTCGGCTATGCCTGAT containing:
- a CDS encoding restriction endonuclease subunit S, encoding MTDLPSGWAIGPLSDFITPRGEKVSPSAFPELPFIGMDHVEAHTTRILGSVPASELKSNAARFFENDVLYGRLRPYLNKVAQPKFDGLASAEFIIFGGNELIYPAFLRHRLNARDFVAFAASLNAGDRPRVNFEQIGDFEILVPPLNEQRRIVEKIEALFDEIDKGVESLQTARTTLGLYRQTLLKSAFEGRLTADWRAKNADKLEAPETLLARIQSERDTRYKAALDDWQEALATWRADGEKGKKPAKPKRPAWPDKFDFSDLRDLPGGWAYLPFEALAWSIRNGISAKPDEIGPLKIFRISAVRPMAFDLNDFRRITDPDGSFQDYRLTRGDLVFTRYNGSRDYVGVSAMYRGDGSHVYPDKLIRCEIKSEILNPAFLEAATNCGESRAYIERRIRTTAGQSGVSGSDIKAMPVPVCSPAEQAEVVRLLNARLEAADSVEAEINAALTRAEALRQSILKKAFSGQLVPQDPTDEPASALLERIKAERTNAPKAKRRRQHA
- a CDS encoding recombinase family protein — protein: MLIGYARTSTLDQKAGLEVQLNELRTAGCEKVFEEQVSSVDVAARKKLTEAMDFVREGDTLIVTRLDRLARSVPHLMDILATLTKKGASLRILAMGIDTATPTGKLMLTVLGGIAEFEREIMLERQREGIAKAKAAGKYKGRKPTAQAKSKEVLDLIRSGIGPSEVAKKTGISRASVYRIMKENNQPAAQKANPKSTSKFVCDPGDLKEISISSPPI
- a CDS encoding DEAD/DEAH box helicase family protein produces the protein MLSGINQTPEQIARDQIDKRLQASGWSVQDKDALDFNAGLGVAVREYQTDIGPADYVLFVDRRAVGVVEAKPDSWGVRLTSVEEQSEGYAKAKLKWVSNSAPLPFVYESTAQITRFTNGRDPSPRSREVFTFHRPETLKAWVDAPNSFRAGIAALPDLDPDGLRDCQITAITNLEKSLKADKPRALVQMATGSGKTFTAITQVYRLLKHAGARRILFLVDTKNLGEQAEQEFMAFIPNDDNRKFTELYNVQRLTSPSIAHDNQVVISTIQRMYATLKGEELNEGAEDENPAEQKWRRKEPLPVVYNPNLPPEHFDVVVIDECHRSIYNLWRQVIEYFDAYLIGLTATPDNRTYGFFQKNVVSEYTHERAVADKVNVGNEVYLIETQITQGGETLKAEQLVEKRERETRARRWETQDEDQAYAATQLDRSVVNPDQIRTVIRTFRDKWPEIFPGRKEVPKTLIFAKTDSHADDIIQTVRQEFGESNDFCRKITNGAKNPKSSLSAFRNSYYPRIAVTVDMIATGTDVKPLECLIFMRDVKSKNYFEQMKGRGTRVVKPDDLKKVTPSADAKTHYVIVDAVGVTKSLKTASQPLDTKPSIPFKDLATGLMMGDRSEETVSSLAARLSRLDNKLGAEDQEKITTQAGKPLTAIVRDLFDAIDPDKVEADAKTAGHPDPDDAAMQAAREERIKQAANVFTGSLINLMDTIRRDNEQTIDHENLDTLLRAEWAGDVAENAKQIAQEFEDYLKENRDQIEALSIYFNTPARRSEVTFDMIKEVLKKLKDDQPRLAPLTVWCAYAHLDDYKGETPEKDLNALVALIRRVCGLDQTLTRHSDRVKRNFQSWILQRHSGAGEKFTEEQMDWLRMIRDHLATSFTIERDDLEMAPFDGKGGMGQMYALFGDGMDEVMTEMNEALSA
- a CDS encoding DUF5655 domain-containing protein gives rise to the protein MSDLKLFQMSGSALGELAASSAPLERGLQTQFENNLETLLGVRFLASEYSTTHGGRMDTLGIDENGYPVIIEYKRDRSENVINQGLFYLDWLMDHRGDFEILVRDRYGKDSAAQIEWSAPRLICIAADFTKYDTHAVKQMSRNIELVRYRKFGEGLLLLELLTAVSATPQTAPKVDGPKGVSVPKGERYKTNCESLADAGEELANLYSDVDTFMLGMGDDVTKKTLKNYFAFRRIKNFACVEVKPSIAVIRLYLKINPETIELDEGFTRDVRNVGHFGTGDLEVTLKSHEDLERAKALIVQSYEAS